The sequence CTCCCACTATCGACTTTCAAACCAGTGCATCTCGTCATTACAACACCGCCCAAATATGAGGTAAACCACCCTACTGAGCTCCCGTAACAAACCACCATCCATAAAAATTATATCGTCCGAGTTTTCACAAGATAAATCGTCTTGCACTGGCATCACCTGAAAAAACGTTCATCCTGAAACTGCTCAAAATTGAAAACCGATATCTTAAAATCTGATGGTCTGACCTTCACCAAATTGCTACCGCACGTAGATTCGTATGTGTATGTGTGTAGCACCTCCAGTCCAAATTTCAGGTCGATCCTACGGTAGACGAATTGGAAATGATTTTTCTCTCATGGCTCCGCAATCAAACCTTAAATGATTTTTTTCCTGAGTGGCAGCAACTTTAAAAGATCATATCTCCCAATTAAGCGATCCGATCACTACCAAATTTTGATTGTATTTATATTTACATGCCAAGAAGCTACAGTAAAAATATCAAGGCAATCTAACAGCCCTGCTATGAAGTTTCTACCACAGCTACGCCAGAACCTCTAAATTTAGAAAATCTTTCCTACAACAAAACCTATTGATCCGAACACTGACTCCGTTGCCGGCACAAACCAACACAATGACCTATTATAAATCATAGACCATTATTAATAGATTATCTCATGAGTACAAGACATACATGTGGGTTCTTCGCGACCTACTAACTAAGCCCTTTGATCTCGATACATGTTACACAAATCCTAAACCCGTCGTTCGTTCTCCATGTTTTCGAACTCCATTGTGCTTGATCTTCAAACTTTGAagctttgataccacttgttaggactTATGGActaacaagacaagtgatttataCCAATCACTAACCCACAAACAATAAACGAATAGATAAAGCATAAAACGATAATGTAAACGAcacaaggatttaacgtggttatacttatatcccaactccaaacacgtAGAAGTGTTTAGTCCACATGCGCAAACCGGAGGTTTTCTACTATAAATTTTGTACACACAATTACAGGTTACATATGGTTATATTTATAATTCTAAACGAGTTAGAATCACAACGCAACAAGGACTCCTAATCACGTTCGAACTTCCTACGCCCATGCACAATCTCACGATTGCAAGAAACTCATCACGGCCGTGAGATTCCCTTAGCTCCAAACCAACTCCACTTTTGTTAGCAGTTCGCGATCACAACATCTGTTATGGTCGCGAGATTTCTTCGCGAGCGGAGCTCAAGTATTCGTGTCGCGAGATTTGCCCAGCAACACGCACTTGATTCTTGCTTAATCGACTTTGCTTTCAACGATTTTATGGGTTACCCAAACTTGTAAGTTGTTCCGTTACAAAAGCGGTTGAAAATTATTAGAATAATGTAGACGGACACAAGATATCTTCATGCCATTCTCAATTTTTTTCCGAATACATAAGTTTGTTCTTCCGCTTACATTTTTAATGAGTTTTTCCATCAAAtttgagatatatatataaaacaacatACAAGTTTaggtgaaatatatatatatatatatatatatatatatatatatatatatatatatatatgggcaggttcaaacgagaaccactaaaaaagtgagaactgcaagaactatttaatttaatagtttttatgcgtttaaatgcaacaaattacatgcaaatgttaattaattcacgtattattaacaaacatatgttcataagctcaaattacatgttaaattgttaattatatgaaactgttcacatgttcGAAAACAAaaatgcacatgtgaacgagaaactatatatttaattatatagggcaaatataagtgtttttcaacttttttatgttcattcatactcttcaccAAGGTTTATGTGTGATTGAATCTAGTTACATttgaaaatctttataaatcaaaagttctcgcagttctcgccttttttatggttctcgtttgaacttttggctatatatatatatatatatatatatatatatatatatatagagagagagagagagagagagagagataatcaTCATAAACACATACATGTGATCTATTTTTATTCTATCAATAAACCAAAAAACAACCTGTTTGTACAAGGCAAAATAGATAAGAACTTATTGTTATtggtattttaattttatttaaataagTATAGACAAAACAAATTAAAACTAAGTTCAGGTATTAATAATTAAGCATAAACAAAGGAAACCCACTGCGCCATTAATATATTCAATTCATTAATATATTCAAATAAAgaaactatattaataatattattatctaaaAAATAGTGTAGTCCAGAAATATTTGCCATTCGAAGTTCAATTGGCGGGTCATCCACATTTAAAAAAAATGTAGTAGATAATACAGAATCGAAAACGTTTAGATAATTAGGTGACTTACATACCttcattttattaataattttatcatcatatcttcatcgttataatatatatatatatatatatatatatatatatataatttttttttgaaaggcaaactcacacacccacttaaatctaactcgaatatatacaccacgaattTTCCTAAACAGGATTCGAACCCTCAACatcaaggttgtaagggtgacctcgataccgcCAAGCCATTGACTCTTTGGTATAATATATAttgatattatatttatatttatatttatactttttttttaaaagcaagccACTTTTATTACCAAAATGTATTACAAAGAAAGAGCCCAGGATTACAAGAGCACTCCTTGGACCTTAACACTATCACTATACaatattgttggtgattttagcatgatccaacgtcattttagttgattggattgtTAAGTTGAAAGTGCTCGAACCATTGAAACCATACACGAATTtggggagtgtggagtacacgttcgtaaagtgtAAAATGGGTTGAGGATATGTTAGTGAGCTTGGAAATAACatttggaacttaaggaatgcgaaacacgacttgaaagaatgcgaaacgcgacttgaatAGTGATAGTGTTAAGGTCCAAGGAGTGCTCTTGTAATCCAAAAGGTGCCTTTTCAATccaaaaggcacatttgaaccccaaaAGTTATGGGGTTGTTCCAGGACATTTAAGAGCGGTTTTTACATGTATTTGGACTTGTTTAAGCACAAATACATGTATATAAACTTCCAAGCTATGTATGGGGTATCATGAAAGGTTGTGACTTTTGATAaacaccttttgacccattataaatatatggattcattttcATATGAATGATTAGACACTTTAAAGTTGTAATATATTCTCTTGGATATTGACATGGAACCCCCCTCATGGATCGTTAGTAATCATGGCCGTTGGTAAAATAATGATTTATTGGTAATAATTGTTGGGCTATTTAACGGATGGTAATAATCCGTTGGAGAAGTTACAAGACAACATTGTATGGTTGTGAAGTAACAATAAATAATCATAAAATCTTTATTCATTAGTGAAGTATGTCCTTTAACCATTTGATGATTTATCAAATGATATAAGTTAGTGACACAAGTATATTTTAATATGAAATATGGATAAGGATTAGATGTTGCTTAATTGTTTTCAAGTACAGGTATGCTATGGAAATTGGTGGTATGGTGTATATGACTACATCAAGTGACCAATATTGCATGATGTTAGAGAGATTAAGCATGGTCTAGTGAAATTTATTGTGATGGGGCTTAAGTACTTTAGTACTTGTAAAAGTCAACCATGGACTATGGTTTAGTTCACAATGTGAATCCTTAAAGCATATTAAATGTATTGAGTTTACTATTGATCAAGAGGATTATACATCTACATGTTGTTGGATTTTACACTTGGTATAGATGAGGTATCTTGGATCAAAAGTTTGATATTGAGATTATGGATATTATAAACTTGCTGCCATTACTTCTTGGTTCTAGAAGTGGATAGGCTAAGGTATGTTTATGATTATAATCTCACTactaatgtaatggtaataattgtgtacacaaggataatgggaatacattatcaagggtgtatAAGTTATAGGTTTACATTGGTGAGTAGTAAAAGTGGACATGTGAAATGACGGATCAATCAATTGATTTGAATACTCGCAAGTTCTTATGGTAAAATAAGAATTAGGTAAATCCTTGGTTAAAAGGATTGCAAAAGGAAATTGATTGAGGTCATAATGAATGAGATTAAAGTTCATGGTGATCTTTAGTAATGGGATGTCTTTGACTAAGGCATGTATTTTAACAagtgaaagtctagacacttatgccttagaGAAATTATGTTTCGTGAGGTTTATCACGAATGAAGTGATGTATGTAGATTTTGTTGGGTCACAACAAAAGTTTGACTAAATCACTTGACAAAAGCATTAGCCGGATGCGCGCAAAAGATGGCTAatgttgtgggattgaagtccatttagatcttccatagtgggatacccaattcccttttagtacaacgctaggagctgaattcaatgaggaaatcctactatctgaagattggaacacatttaatatatgatcGCAAAGTATGTGTTCGGACCCGTGAGATAAAGAAGGTTGAAGTTAAATACTTCTTAATAGTTGTCTTGAAAAATTGCATCGCTTGAGCAAGATTAAAAGAgactacctatgtgaacatgaggttaagccgcctcaagaaagcttgggacttagcttttgatatgttcatgagaggattgagacacatggcttataatagtgtcgggttaattgtagaaagtatggagctagtgtgtatattatcgacaggtttcaaatgaattgatgggttcaaactaaaggagcaccctgattttcgaattcttgcacgtgtaatatactatatgtaaattcaatccatgtgacatttacacttatgcaCTAGTTATCAGTTTGTTggtattttagtaatcaaggatcatactaaaatgggggggaattgttggtgattttagcatgatccaacgtccttttagttgattggattgctaagttgaaagtgctcaaaccattgaaacgctacatgaatttggggagtgtggagtacacgttcgtaaagtgtAAAATAGTTTGAGGATATGTTAGTGATCTTGGAAATAATatttggaacttaaggaatgcgaaacgcgacttgaaagaatgcaaaacgcgacttgaaaggctaaacacacttgaaaataagcttaaacttgattatggtgtgcagtagctttaagccgcggCGTGGCTCATGGGCCCTCGGCGCGGCTTAAATGGTGATTTTGAGTTCGAGAGTTTTTGCATTTTTGGAAGTGTTGTGCTTTGTTAGCCCGTGGTGCGGCTCCTggacccgcggcgcggcttaatacTGAACTCACTGAAAAGGtgccttttcaacccaaaaggcacatttgaaccccaaacgttATGGGGTTGTTCCAGGACATTTAAGAGCGGTTTTTACATGTATTTGGACTTGTTTAAGCACAAATACATGGGTATAAACTTCCAAGCTATGTATGGGGTATCATGAAAGGTTGTGACTTTTGGTAaacaccttttgacccattataaatatatggattcatttccatATGAATGGTTAGACACTTTACACAATGTTCCAGATTTTGAACATGTCTAACATACTTTCAACACAAAACTTCCAGATTTATGCAATCTACAATTGCAAGGAACAATTATCTTTTGGTCAAGATGATTGTTCATACTAGTTttatcctaatagtgatttcgtgtaacccgtgatcaagtgggtcgaaatactctattaagaaagtgttcacacgattctagtATCATTCTGGTTGTTGATTCTTTACCCACTAATCCATATATTCTCCAACAAATATATACACCCGAATTACATATATAGATCCATACGACAACTATGTACAAATGCAAATAGCAGATCATAAAGAAGATAGCTAAAACATGAAAATGGCAATAAGATAACATTTAACCAACTCCAACCCGAGGTGATGTAAAACCACACGAAATAGGACCCGTAAGCCATTGAAGCCAATCAAAACCACATTTCTTTGACCTCTTGGTAATCCACTCAAAACTTTTACATTGAATCTCACTAAGAATCACCGAGCTCGAAGAAAATTTCTTCTCGAAGTCTTTATGGTTTCTATTTTTCCATATCATGTAGCCACACTAATCCACTTAACCGCTAGCCATAGCTTATGTTTTTCTTGTCATGTACAATGGGCTCGCGTCTTTAAAAATTTCATTAATGGATAGGGTTGTAACGTTACCCAAATTCCACCAATGAAAGACTATAACCCATACATCCATTGCACATTTACAAAACACTAGAGCATGTTCGATCGTTTCTAAATCATCATCGCACATCACACACCTCATCGAGTTGAGATCGACATATTTTTGTCAAGCTCAATTCGGGTTGGAATCTGTTTTCTAATTGACCTCCACGTGAATATCTCCACTTTCTTTGGAAATAAATTGTTTCTTACTGTTTCGTAACCTTGTGATGTCATCTGCGAGATTTTTTCATCAATTAATAAAGCAATTTCATAGGTGCTGAAGTTACCACTGTTATGCCATTGCCATTTCCAAGTGTCCTCGCTATTTCCTGAACACTGCAGCTCATTAAGATCATTTTGCAGCTGTTCAAATTTGTCATTTGTTCTACCAGAAACTGCACGCGTCCAGCTCCAAGAAAAAATGGATTCTGAATCCGTTTTAATGATTTTGTCTCCAACTCGAACGTCTTTCACCGCTTCCAATCTATAAAGCCTTGGATATTTGTCTTTCAAACGTTGATCACCAATCCAAAGATCATCCCAAAATAGCGTTTTCCTACCATCTCCAATAATTCTCACAAAAGATTCATTAAAGGGAATGTCAAGATTAGAGATGACACTTCCCACATGAATTATATATGACCAAATAGAACAATGATTGAGGATGTAATTAACCCCAACCCGCCCTCCcgaccataaatacttttaattattttaaCCCAAAAAGCATTAATTTCAATCCTAAATCGCCACCACCACTTACTAGCCAAAGCCAAGTTTTTATCTTTTAACGACCCAATATTTAAACCCCCCGACTCATATGGAGCAAGAATATCGTCCCATTTTACCCACACCATTTTATTGTTATCCCTCGACCCGCCTCTAAATAACTTACATCTCATACTCTCTAGAAGGTTGATGGCACAAGAAGGAGCTCAAAAAAGTGAGAAGTAATACAACGGTATGCTTGAGAGAACCGACTTAATAAGAGTTAACCTACCACCGAACGACATAGACCTATTCTTCCACCCCGCAAATCTTTTTTGGAAATTTTTAACCACCGGTTTCCAATCATTCAATTTATTCATTTTTAATCCTACCGATAAACCCAAATACATAATAGGGAATGAGCCCGCCTTACATCCGAAACGGGCTGCAGTTAATTCAACTTCATTTACGTTTACCCCGATGCCATATATTGTGCTTTTTGAATTGTTTATTTTCAGCCCCGAATCCCTTTCAAAACATTCCAAAACATTCATTATATTTTGTACATTCCTCTCTTCCCATTTACCTACAAAAATTGTATCGTCCGCATATTGTAATTGAGAAAGGATGACCTCATTCGAACCGATATGAACCCCTTTAAATAAATCCCGATTACATGCGACTTTTGTCAACAAGTTTAAACCTTCTCCTGCAATTAAAAACAAGAATGGCGATAACGGGTCTCCTTGCCTTATACCCCTTT comes from Rutidosis leptorrhynchoides isolate AG116_Rl617_1_P2 chromosome 4, CSIRO_AGI_Rlap_v1, whole genome shotgun sequence and encodes:
- the LOC139842357 gene encoding uncharacterized protein translates to MWFWEKEEISKGCNASFVTLIPKKKDSITLGDYRPKKKCKSFVFKANFEKAFDSVNWNYLADIMRLMGFGSKWIKWIKACFKSASMSILVNDSPTREFSLERGIRQGDPLSPFLFLIAGEGKWEERNVQNIMNVLECFERDSGLKINNSKSTIYGIGVNVNEVELTAARFGCKAGSFPIMYLGLSVGLKMNKLNDWKPVVKNFQKRFAGWKNSVISNLDIPFNESFVRIIGDGRKTLFWDDLWIGDQRLKDKYPRLYRLEAVKDVRVGDKIIKTDSESIFSWSWTRAVSGRTNDKFEQLQNDLNELQCSGNSEDTWKWQWHNSGNFSTYEIALLIDEKISQMTSQGYETVRNNLFPKKVEIFTWRSIRKQIPTRIELDKNMSISTR